The genomic window CTTGCGGCAGTCGCCGAACAGGGTGAACTGCGAGATGACGAGCACACCGCCTCCAACCTCGCGGACCGAGAGATTCATCTTGTCGGATGCATCGGGGAAAATCCTGAGATTCACGATTTTCTCTGACAGGTAACGAATGTCTCCCGAGCCGTCGTCCGGGCCAACTCCCAGAAACACGAGCACGCCTTTGCCGATCCTGCCGGTCTCCTCGCCGTTGACCGTCACGCTCGCTTCCGCCACTCGCTGCACCACCGCACGCACGCTCGACTCCCCGTTGTCCCGCCGCCTTCTTCGGTTCCCTCCTGGTCGTTTGACCCGGCAAAACCGAGAAGATATAGTGTGTACCTGACCGTTGCCGTATCCGCTGTCGCAATTCGGACCGGCCGAAGCAGTTCCCGGCACCCCCCGCGCCCGCAAGACGGGCATTGGTCGCACGACGGGGTGCGGGAACGGTTGACGTCAATTCATAACTCATACGCCGGGATCATGTCAAAAGCGCCATTCATTCTTCTCGTCAATCCATGGATCAGGGATTTTGCGGCTTTCGATCTCTGGGCGAAGCCCATGGGGCTGCTCATGCTCGGCGCGCTGCTGAGGCAGGGCGGGTGCGGCGTCGCCTTCGTGGATTGCCTTTCGCGGCATGACCCCGCCACCGAGAATGCACCGGACGTTTTGCCGGGTCGCGACCGCCCCCACGGGACCGGCAAATACCACCGCATGCGGGTGGCGAAACCGGAAGTCTTTTCGGGCTTTCCGCGCACCTACTACCGTTACGGAATCCATCCGGACAGCCTGAGAAGTCAATTGACGGCGCTGCCGGTGCCTGACCTGATCTGGGTCACTTCCGCCATGACCTACTGGTACGAAGGCGTGAAAGAGACCGTCGCCGTGCTGCGGGAAGTGTTCCCGGCGGTGCCCGTCTGGCTCGGCGGGATCTACGCCGCTCTGTGTCCGGCGCACGCAGGCAAGGCAATCGGCGCCGACGAAATCGTCACCTGCCCGCAGGGGGATCTGCCGGATCGCGTTCGCGCCGCAACCGGTTTCACTCTTTCCAATCGGGTCGCCTGGAGGCATTTCAGGACATCACCGCC from Syntrophobacter fumaroxidans MPOB includes these protein-coding regions:
- the dtd gene encoding D-aminoacyl-tRNA deacylase produces the protein MRAVVQRVAEASVTVNGEETGRIGKGVLVFLGVGPDDGSGDIRYLSEKIVNLRIFPDASDKMNLSVREVGGGVLVISQFTLFGDCRKGRRPSYAGAAPPELARRLYGEFVEELKKQAVPVATGMFQEMMRVHLVNDGPVTLLLDSRKVF